A genome region from Coffea arabica cultivar ET-39 chromosome 7e, Coffea Arabica ET-39 HiFi, whole genome shotgun sequence includes the following:
- the LOC140011434 gene encoding uncharacterized protein isoform X2 yields the protein MGRRILRTVWNNLEDPLSQTVKQVHLIFDLFLDIQASLLWAEGGEKIKLFLREIASDLLCLGPRCKGRYVPLASLTKRLGAKTILAMSPDILFETTKAYVDDDVCCAATTFLKCFLECLREECWCSDGIENGYAKYRGDCLPPFLYGLASGVAKLRSNVNTYALPILLELDVDGLFPMLASIGVKLVEDDTEIVYPELHYTEMYLGLEQRVAILVSLLRVSRSIALIEGDIDYVSESFEVSENNRKYDMHSFVCVRGIKVTIPVKWLVLALSHTDESLRTDAAEFLFLNPKTASLPSSLELSLLKEAVPLNMRCCSTAFQMKWTSMFRKFFSRVRTALERQYKQGNWYPYGSEANVGVASRNGTREIVVEMADDLFNLMKWLSYFFFFSCYPSAPYERKIMAMELILVMLNVWSVMPPSKENHCALSSETSLYPYSKGFILADSALLLVGSIIDSWDRLRENSFRILLHFPTPLPGICSPDEIRVAIIWAKKLVCSPRVRECDAGALTLRLIFRKYVLELNWSVQLSLDFVSCHGQVELPDRRLEILTHRSPAVEYVRSLVDWLLITVEDGEKDLSEACKKSFVHGVLLTLRYTFEELDWNSTAVLCCIAEMKLVLEKLLELIMRITSLALWVVSADAWHLPEDMEDMVDDDRFDKEVMSKVAVENVMENEKLVQDARSSEQIVMVGCWLAMKEVSLLLGTIIRKIPLPTVDASKSNAFDGNGDYVSVSDGVLDMKQLETIGSHFLEVLLKMKHNGAIDKTRAGFTALCNRLLCSNNPRLCKLTESWMEQLMERTVTKGQTVDDLLRRSAGIPAAFTAIFLAEPEGSPKRLLPRALRWLLDVANKSLLEQTKASNCTNDSADALLTNSSQVGQFVMPLGMDAKEKISKIRDEGVVPTVHAFNVLRAAFNDSNLATDTSGFSAEALIYSIRSFSSPYWEVRNSACLAYSALIRRMIGFLNVQKRESERRALTGLEFFHRYPTLHSFLFHELKIATESLLDGSSGQQGSNLAKLVHPSLCPILILLSRLKPSAVTSEAGDSLDPFIFLPFIRKCSVQSNFRIRILASRALTGLISNEKLPIVLLNIASELPCTRNVSSDASNSIDTQNGTCHTFNSLHGMLLQLNTLLDNNCRCLADSSKKDAILKDLIEILAIRSWIGKFQLCPCPILNSCFLGVLDNMLSIATTCQMSRSIAAIWNLVWELSSEFLDLEEPQKLSYHDPTIVELRKQAAVSYFNCLYKTSKEIAEEDILMPGTCSSTASSLLRVSDLDSALSRFQERLRGCMSDTSYEVRLATFKWLVLFLKSAGLKIEGGNSSSHEIKTYLLYNIDLQKKLVELLATENNHKCTYYILKIIYMWNMLECEEKGELDVSLGSIGVDRSSLWWFWDKLVSMYKVTRHSKNRQVLICCMGICVKQFASIFSSFVCSNMKKEEIAISSRYDLDGRLSKFYDCINYFVELIQLHSSASEPVNMRNAAAESIVASGLLDHAKIVGSLAFSNSIPGENPSSEFKVEEVVNIYGHKILNLWLTCVRLLEDEDVELRRKLALDVQKSVTSTTCQNVELVPSQVEKVIEMSFDHLSSIFGHWIDYFDSLCNYVFNAVNSVVSVVPRGDLVRRVFDKEIDNHHEEKLLICQICCSHLEKLPISKSWAANSSDNHRVRDLLRGWRRRFCHYLTSFANDSIGRREVDWIGGAGNHKDAFLPLYGNLLAFFALSNCIFEGEKERSKSMLDEVSVLGRTLRPFLRNPMICNLYLLVIDSHEKMVGATASDMNKSLIGNSSDWEGFNPYFLLRCEV from the exons ATGGGGCGTAGAATACTGAGGACCGTATGGAATAATTTGGAAGATCCCTTAAGTCAGACAGTCAAACAAGTTCATCTGATTTTTGACCTCTTCCTAGACATTCAGGCTAGCCTTCTTTGGGCGGAGGGTGGTGAGAAAATTAAGTTGTTTCTGCGGGAGATTGCATCTGATCTTCTTTGCCTGGGACCCCGCTGCAAGGGGAGGTATGTTCCTCTGGCTTCCCTGACAAAGAGGTTGGGAGCGAAAACCATCCTAGCTATGAGTCCTGACATACTATTCGAAACAACAAAGGCTTATGTCGATGATGATGTCTGCTGTGCTGCCACAACATTTCTTAAGTGCTTTCTTGAGTGCTTGCGCGAGGAATGTTGGTGTAGTGATGGTATTGAAAATGGTTATGCTAAATACCGAGGTGATTGCTTGCCCCCTTTCTTGTATGGGCTTGCTTCTGGAGTTGCAAAGCTACGCTCAAACGTGAATACTTATGCTTTGCCGATATTGCTTGAACTGGATGTGGATGGATTATTTCCGATGCTTGCTTCTATTGGTGTTAAACTGGTTGAGGATGACACTGAAATAGTTTATCCTGAGCTCCATTATACAGAGATGTATTTAGGGCTGGAACAGCGAGTGGCCATTTTGGTTTCCTTGCTCAGGGTTTCTCGTTCGATTGCTTTGATTGAAGGTGACATTGATTATGTTTCTGAATCTTTCGAAGTTTCAGAGAATAATAGAAAATATGATATGCATTCGTTTGTCTGTGTCAGGGGAATTAAAGTTACGATCCCAGTCAAATGGCTAGTTTTGGCACTTAGCCATACTGATGAGTCACTTCGCACAGATGCAGcagaatttcttttcttaaaccCAAAGACAGCAAGCCTTCCATCCTCTTTGGAGCTTAGCCTGCTGAAGGAAGCTGTGCCATTGAATATGAGATGTTGTTCTACTGCTTTTCAGATGAAATGGACCAGTATGTTTAGGAAGTTTTTCTCTCGTGTTCGAACTGCCTTGGAGAGACAATACAAGCAGGGAAACTGGTATCCTTATGGGTCAGAAGCTAACGTTGGAGTTGCATCCAGAAATGGAACCAGAGAAATAGTAGTAGAAATGGCAGATGATCTGTTTAATCTAATGAAGTGGTTGAgttacttttttttcttctcttgctaCCCTTCTGCTCCTTATGAGAGGAAGATAATGGCCATGGAGCTTATATTGGTAATGTTGAATGTCTGGTCTGTCATGCCACCATCAAAAGAAAATCATTGTGCTCTTTCTTCTGAAACAAGTCTGTATCCTTACAGTAAGGGCTTTATTTTAGCTGATTCAGCCTTGCTACTGGTTGGATCGATTATTGATAGCTGGGATCGTTTGAGAGAGAATTCGTTTCGTATTCTACTGCATTTTCCTACCCCGCTTCCTGGCATTTGTAGTCCAGATGAGATCCGAGTAGCAATTATATGGGCAAAGAAGCTAGTCTGCAGTCCACGTGTGAGAGAATGTGATGCTGGAGCTCTGACTTTACGTCTTATATTTAGAAAGTATGTCTTGGAGCTTAATTGGAGTGTTCAATTGTCACTTGATTTTGTCTCTTGTCATGGCCAGGTAGAGCTGCCAGATCGCAGGCTTGAAATTCTTACACATCGCTCGCCTGCAGTAGAATATGTGAGGTCGCTGGTTGATTGGTTGCTCATTACTGTGGAAGATGGTGAGAAGGATCTTTCAGAAGCATGCAAGAAAAGCTTTGTTCATGGTGTCCTGCTTACTCTTCGATATACATTTGAGGAACTGGATTGGAATTCCACAGCCGTTTTGTGCTGTATTGCTGAGATGAAACTTGTATTGGAGAAGCTATTGGAATTAATTATGCGAATAACCTCTCTCGCCCTATGGGTAGTCTCAGCAGATGCATGGCATTTGCCAGAAGACATGGAGGACATGGTGGATGATGATCGTTTTGACAAGGAAGTTATGTCTAAGGTTGCAGTGGAAAATGTGATGGAGAATGAGAAGCTTGTGCAAGATGCCAGGTCATCAGAACAGATTGTTATGGTTGGTTGCTGGCTTGCTATGAAAGAG GTAAGTCTTCTTTTGGGAACTATAATACGGAAAATTCCTTTGCCTACTGTGGATGCATCAAAGTCTAATGCTTTTGATGGCAATGGTGATTATGTATCAGTGTCTGATGGGGTGCTTGATATGAAGCAACTTGAGACAATTGGAAGCCACTTTTTGGAAGTCCTTCTGAAAATGAAGCATAATGGTGCAATTGATAAAACAAGGGCTGGATTCACTGCTCTTTGCAATCGTTTACTTTGTTCGAACAATCCGAG ACTTTGCAAATTAACAGAATCCTGGATGGAACAACTTATGGAAAGAACAGTGACAAAGGGACAAACTGTAGATGACCTACTGCGGAGAAGTGCTGGTATTCCAGCTGCATTTACTGCTATCTTCCTTGCAGAGCCCGAGGGTTCCCCAAAGAGACTTCTGCCAAGGGCACTGCGATGGCTGTTAGATGTAGCCAACAAGTCTTTACTGGAACAGACTAAAGCAAGCAACTGCACTAATGACTCAGCTGATGCCCTTTTGACAAATTCAAGTCAAGTTGGTCAATTCGTTATGCCCCTTGGGATGGATGCAAAAGAGAAAATCTCAAAGATCCGGGATGAGGGTGTTGTCCCAACTGTCCATGCATTCAATGTCCTTAGAGCCGCTTTTAATGATAGCAACCTGGCAACTGATACATCAGGCTTTTCAGCCGAGGCTTTGATTTATTCCATACGCTCTTTCTCTTCGCCGTACTGGGAGGTGCGGAATAGTGCCTGTCTTGCATATAGTGCTTTGATTCGTCGCATGATTGGATTCCTTAATGTACAGAAACGAGAATCAGAAAGGCGTGCTCTAACAGGGCTTGAATTTTTTCACAG GTACCCTACACTGCACTCTTTCCTATTTCATGAACTTAAAATTGCAACAGAGTCGCTTTTGGATGGGTCTTCTGGACAACAAGGATCTaatttggcaaaacttgtgcaCCCAAGCTTGTGCCCAATTCTGATTCTGTTGTCACGGCTAAAACCTTCAGCAGTTACAAGTGAAGCTGGGGACAGTTTGGACCCTTTCATATTCTTGCCATTCATCAGGAAGTGCTCTGTCCAAAGCAATTTCCGTATCCGAATTCTTGCTTCCAGAGCTCTAACGGGCCTGATATCGAATGAGAAATTGCCCATTGTGCTGCTTAATATTGCCTCTGAGTTACCTTGCACAAGGAATGTCTCTTCTGATGCATCCAACTCAATTGACACACAAAATGGTACTTGCCATACTTTTAATTCACTTCATGGGATGCTGCTGCAGTTGAACACGCTTCTCGATAACAATTGTAGATGCCTTGCTGATTCCTCCAAAAAAGATGCAATTCTGAAGGATCTGATTGAAATTCTTGCAATACGTTCATGGATTGGTAAGTTTCAACTCTGCCCTTGCCCTATCCTGAATAGCTGCTTTCTTGGGGTACTGGATAACATGCTCAGTATTGCAACAACGTGTCAAATGAGCAGAAGTATTgctgctatttggaacctcgtATGGGAGTTATCTTCAGAATTTTTGGATTTAGAAGAACCTCAGAAATTGTCATATCATGATCCAACTATTGTAGAACTTCGCAAACAAGCAGCAGTGTCATATTTCAATTGCTTATACAAAACGTCTAAGGAAATTGCTGAAGAGGATATTTTGATGCCTGGAACATGTTCCTCAACTGCTTCAAGTTTGTTAAGAGTATCTGATTTGGACAGTGCTCTCTCAAGATTTCAGGAAAGGCTGAGAGGCTGCATGTCTGACACATCATACGAAGTTCGTCTTGCAACTTTCAAGTGGCTAGTTTTATTTCTGAAATCAGCAGGATTAAAAATTGAAGGAGGCAATTCATCTTCTCATGAGATCAAGACATATTTGTTGTACAATATTGATCTCCAGAAAAAACTAGTGGAGCTTCTAGCGACCGAGAATAACCATAAATGCACATATTACATTCTTAAAATTATCTACATGTGGAACATGTTGGAATGTGAAGAAAAGGGTGAACTAGATGTCAGCCTTGGATCAATTGGTGTGGATCGCAGTTCATTGTGGTGGTTTTGGGACAAGTTAGTGTCCATGTACAAGGTCACTAGACATTCAAAGAATCGACAAGTGCTCATCTGCTGCATGGGGATATGTGTAAAGCAGTTTGCTAGCATATTCTCAAGCTTTGTTTGCTCTAACATGAAGAAGGAAGAGATAGCCATATCCAGCCGATATGATCTTGATGGGAGACTCTCCAAGTTTTACGATTGCATCAATTATTTTGTTGAACTAATACAACTACACAGTTCTGCATCAGAGCCTGTAAATATGCGGAACGCAGCTGCAGAATCAATAGTTGCATCTGGTTTACTTGATCATGCAAAGATAGTTGGTTCTTTAGCCTTCAGTAACAGCATTCCAGGCGAAAATCCTAGTTCAGAATTCAAAGTAGAGGAGGTTGTGAACATATATGGCCATAAGATTCTGAATCTATGGTTGACATGCGTAAGACTTTTGGAGGATGAAGATGTGGAACTCAGAAGGAAGCTTGCCCTTGATGTTCAGAAGAGTGTTACATCCACAACGTGTCAAAATGTTGAACTGGTTCCCAGCCAAGTGGAGAAGGTTATTGAGATGAGTTTTGACCATCTCTCTTCAATCTTTGGTCACTGGATTGACTACTTTGATAGTCTCTGCAATTATGTTTTTAATGCTGTAAACTCTGTGGTCAGTGTTGTGCCAAGAGGAGACCTTGTGAGACGTGTTTTTGACAAGGAGATTGATAACCATCATGAAGAAAAGCTATTGATCTGTCAGATTTGTTGCTCTCACTTGGAGAAGCTTCCAATTTCTAAATCTTGGGCAGCTAACTCCTCTGACAATCACAGGGTAAGGGACCTTTTACGTGGTTGGAGGAGGAGATTTTGCCACTACTTGACATCATTTGCCAATGACTCTATTGGCCGACGGGAAGTTGATTGGATTGGTGGCGCCGGTAACCATAAGGATGCATTTTTACCCTTGTATGGAAATTTACTAGCCTTCTTTGCCCTGTCAAATTGTATCTTTGAGGGGGAGAAAGAGAGGAGCAAGTCCATGCTAGATGAAGTTTCTGTGCTTGGCAGGACTCTGCGTCCATTTCTTAGAAACCCGATGATATGCAACCTATATTTGTTAGTGATTGATTCACATGAGAAAATGGTCGGCGCAACTGCTAGTGATATGAACAAAAGCTTGATAGGAAATTCTTCCGACTGGGAAGGTTTCAATCCTTATTTTCTCCTTAGGTGTGAAGTATAA
- the LOC113699345 gene encoding NAP1-related protein 2 — protein MVAERGKKSKVAAPAEEDSDPIDGELVLSIEKLQEVQDELEKVNEDASDKVLEIEQKYNELRRPVYVRRSEIIKTIPDFWLTAFLSHPALGDLLNEEDQKIFKYLDSLDVEDFKDVKSGYSITFNFKQNPYFEDTKLTKTFIFLDEGTTRIIGTAIKWKEGMGAANGGSHEKKGNKRPASDDSFFSWFSETQQKDTLEVEGLNDEVAEIIKEDLWPNPLKYFNNEADEEDSEGEEDDEEGKGDDDEEDDDEDGNEEDDT, from the exons ATGGTGGCTGAGCGAGGAAAGAAATCCAAGGTGGCCGCTCCAGCGGAGGAAGACTCCGATCCCATTGATGGCGAGCTTGTTCTCTCTATCGAGAAGCTTCAAGAAGTCCAGGACGAGCTTGAAAag GTAAATGAAGATGCCAGTGACAAAGTACTGGAAATTGAACAGAAGTACAATGAATTACGGAGGCCTGTTTATGTCCGAAGAAGCGAGATCATAAAGACAATTCCTGACTTTTGGTTGACTGCT TTTTTGAGTCATCCAGCGCTTGGTGATCTGTTGAATGAGGAGGATCAGAAG ATTTTCAAATATTTGGATTCGCTTGATGTGGAGGATTTTAAGGATGTGAAATCGGGTTACTCAATTACATTt AATTTCAAGCAAAACCCATATTTTGAAGATACGAAGCTGACAAAGACATTTATCTTCTTAGATGAAGGAACAACAAGGATAATTGGTACAGCTATCAAGTGGAAGGAAGGCATG GGGGCTGCAAATGGAGGCAGtcatgaaaagaaaggaaataaacGACCAGCATCTGATGACAG CTTCTTTAGTTGGTTTTCTGAAACACAACAAAAAGATACGCTTGAGGTAGAGGGGCTTAATGATGAG GTGGCAGAGATAATTAAGGAGGATTTATGGCCAAACCCTCTGAAATATTTCAACAAT GAAGCTGATGAAGAGGATTCCGAGGGAGAAGAGGATGATGAAGAG GGAAAaggtgatgatgatgaggaagatgatgatgaggatGGCAACGAGGAGGATGACACTTGA
- the LOC113700033 gene encoding protease Do-like 8, chloroplastic: MQMVTLTAANQPAAPPKTSFLGRRELCFDGISSICCSDQPSSDDAAMASASSDPQTPNSPAVKTEQGQCKDLSGRLVGKIFPVTTRRTLFASLSMYLGYHPSRYFSAYALGDPSVTVEQVTPPVFPSGPLFPSEERIVQLFEKNTYSVVNIFDVTLRPQLNLSGVVEVPEGNGSGIVWDGLGHIVTNYHVIGNSLSRNPSRGQVVARVNILASEGVQKNFEGRLIGADRAKDLAVLKVEASADLLRPIKVGPSSSLKVGQQCLAIGNPFGFDHTLTVGVISGLNRDIFSQTGVTIGDGIQTDAAINPGNSGGPLLDSKGSLIGINTAIFTQTGTSAGVGFAIPASTVSKIVPQLIQRGKVVRAGLNIEFAPDPVANQLNVRNGALILQVPQNSLAAKAGLVSTSRGFAGNIILGDIIVAVDKKPVRSKSELNKVLDDYNVGDEVLLQIRRGSETVELPLVLEETA; this comes from the exons ATGCAGATGGTAACATTAACAGCAGCCAATCAACCCGCAGCACCTccaaaaacttcatttttggGCCGCCGAGAGCTCTGCTTCGACGGCATTTCGTCCATTTGCTGCTCTGACCAACCCTCCTCAGATGACGCCGCTATGGCTTCTGCCTCTTCTGACCCTCAAACTCCAAATTCTCC GGCTGTTAAAACTGAACAAGGCCAGTGCAAAGATTTGAGTGGGCGCCTTGTGGGGAAAATCTTCCCCGTCACAACACGCCGGACTTTGTTTGCTAGTCTATCCATGTATTTGGGTTATCATCCTTCAAGGTACTTCTCAG CATATGCATTGGGGGATCCATCAGTGACAGTTGAACAAGTGACACCACCTGTTTTTCCTTCTGGGCCACTTTTTCCTTCCGAG GAAAGAATTGTGCAACTCTTTGAGAAGAATACTTATTCAGTGGTCAACATCTTTGACGTAACTCTTCGTCCTCAACTTAATTTGTCTGGTGTGGTTGAG GTCCCTGAGGGAAATGGTTCTGGCATTGTTTGGGATGGACTGGGGCACATTGTCACTAACTATCATG TGATTGGCAATTCTCTTTCAAGAAACCCAAGCCGAGGACAAGTTGTTGCACGAGTCAATATTCTTGCTTCAGAAGG agTGCAAAAGAACTTTGAGGGCAGGCTGATTGGTGCAGACCGAGCAAAGGATCTTGCTGTATTAAAG GTGGAAGCATCTGCAGATCTGTTGAGGCCAATCAAGGTGGGGCCTTCATCTTCTTTAAAAGTTGGCCAACAGTGTTTAGCCATTGGAAATCCATTTGGTTTTGATCATACACTTACAGTTGGGGTCATCAGTGGTCTAAATCGAGATATATTTAGTCAAACTGGAGTTACTATTGGTGATGGAATCCAGACTGACGCTGCCATCAATCCTGGAAACAG TGGAGGTCCTCTGTTGGATTCAAAAGGAAGTTTAATTGGGATTAACACGGCAATATTTACTCAGACAG GGACATCTGCTGGTGTTGGGTTTGCAATCCCAGCATCTACTGTGTCGAAGATAGTGCCTCAGCTTATTCAACGTGGCAAA GTTGTTCGAGCTGGTTTAAATATTGAATTTGCTCCAGACCCAGTTGCAAATCAACTCAATGTTCGAAATGGAGCTCTGATTTTGCAG GTACCTCAAAATAGTCTTGCCGCCAAGGCAGGTCTTGTATCCACATCGAGAGGCTTTGCTGGCAACATCATTCTTGGTGATATAATTGTGGCGGTGGACAAAAAACCT GTTAGGAGTAAGTCAGAGTTAAATAAAGTGCTTGATGATTATAATGTCGGAGATGAAGTTCTCCTGCAAATACGAAGAGGCAGTGAGACTGTGGAGTTGCCTCTAGTTCTAGAGGAGACGGCTTGA
- the LOC113698705 gene encoding protein FEZ, which translates to MDDKGDGDKIDDVMLPGFRFHPTDEELVGFYLKRKIQQRSLPIELIKQVDIYKYDPWDLPKLASSGEKEWYFYCPRDRKYRNSARPNRVTGAGFWKATGTDRPIYSSDGTKCIGLKKSLVFYRGRAAKGIKTDWMMHEFRLPTTSESAPPKKLADKNLSLHDSWAICRIFKKTSSLAHRALSHTWMAPVSETSPDIFPQGAQYAQYGSENLSCATESGSTMQLYTNNDLQSASTAIFSALNIPSCKPLNGLLSKPSFLAGPNGDIPCNFMFPPSEISGPPNKCSLDVPSMLFNLSPTFLGDVNKTSESIEFEGSQHHFNSFSMNPSPDMQEGISIENDEGGLRKDPRDGDASNQWENMRAIGFPFSLPSTLPDVWKPNLPWDSSNCPSEISTTYSANKCYT; encoded by the exons ATGGACGACAAGGGCGATGGAGATAAGATCGATGATGTTATGTTGCCTGGTTTTCGATTTCATCCCACGGATGAGGAGCTTGTTGGATTCTATCTGAAGCGAAAGATTCAGCAGAGATCACTTCCCATTGAACTGATTAAGCAAGTGGATATCTACAAATATGATCCATGGGATCTTCCAA AGCTGGCATCAAGTGGGGAGAAGGAGTGGTACTTCTACTGCCCAAGAGATCGGAAATATAGGAATAGTGCTCGGCCCAACCGTGTCACAGGAGCTGGATTTTGGAAAGCCACAGGGACTGATAGGCCAATATACTCTTCGGATGGCACCAAATGCATCGGCTTGAAAAAGTCCCTAGTCTTCTACAGGGGCAGAGCTGCCAAAGGAATAAAAACTGATTGGATGATGCATGAGTTTCGACTTCCTACTACTTCGGAATCAGCACCGCCCAAGAAGCTCGCAGACAAAAACCTTTCTCTGCAT GACTCATGGGCCATTTGCAGGATATTCAAGAAAACTAGCTCGCTCGCTCATAGAGCTCTTTCTCACACCTGGATGGCCCCAGTATCTGAAACATCCCCAGACATTTTCCCACAAGGTGCACAATATGCTCAGTATGGTTCAGAGAATTTATCTTGTGCTACAGAAAGTGGATCAACCATGCAGCTCTACACTAACAATGACTTACAATCGGCTTCTACCGCCATATTCTCTGCCCTAAACATCCCTTCGTGCAAACCCCTAAATGGACTGCTTTCTAAACCATCTTTTTTGGCTGGTCCAAATGGGGATATCCCCTGTAACTTTATGTTTCCACCTTCGGAAATATCAGGACCACCAAACAAGTGTTCGCTTGATGTTCCTTCAATGCTTTTCAACCTTTCCCCTACATTCCTGGGGGATGTCAATAAGACCTCAGAAAGCATCGAATTTGAAGGATCTCAACACCATTTCAACAGCTTTTCTATGAACCCATCACCAGATATGCAAGAAGGTATAAGCATTGAAAACGATGAAGGAGGGCTCAGAAAAGATCCAAGGGACGGTGATGCAAGTAATCAATGGGAAAACATGAGAGCAATTGGTTTCCCTTTCAGTTTGCCTTCAACTCTACCCGATGTATGGAAGCCTAATCTGCCATGGGACTCTTCAAACTGTCCTAGTGAAATATCCACTACCTACTCCGCAAACAAGTGTTATACATAA
- the LOC140011168 gene encoding large ribosomal subunit protein eL34-like: MAQRLTYRKRHSYATKSNQHRVVKTPGGRLVYQSTKKRASGPKCPVTGKRIQGIPHLRPAEYKRSRLSRNRRTVNRAYGGVLSGSAVRERIIRAFLVEEQKIVKKVLKIQKAKEKLASKS; encoded by the exons ATGGCGCAGAGGCTTACGTATCGAAAACGGCATAGTTATGCCACTAAATCCAACCAACACAGGGTCGTCAAAACCCCTG GGGGGAGGCTTGTGTATCAGAGCACCAAGAAGAGAGCCAGTGGTCCTAAATGTCCAGTTACTGGGAAAAGAATCCAAGGG ATTCCTCACTTAAGACCTGCTGAATACAAGAGGTCCAGATTGTCCAGGAACCGTAGGACAGTTAATCGTGCTTATGGTGGTGTATTGTCTGGAAGTGCTGTCAGGGAGAG GATTATCCGTGCTTTCTTGGTTGAAGAGCAAAAGATTGTGAAAAAGGTTCTGAAAATTcaaaaggcaaaagaaaagCTAGCTTCGAAGAGTTGA